From a single Leishmania infantum JPCM5 genome chromosome 36 genomic region:
- a CDS encoding putative gamma-tubulin complex subunit, translated as MSSTTDWARFLAALEKRGVRFDQVQYATDRQEVIRATGITDALSIAVVETVWQRHCNSGRDASDSIPLDHQGASASNPTPTRTLAPLLSQPAPDERGPATSARASNGGVAGLPALHELSQLTRLPEELQDTVLATEVLAAAVGLGGVFLQYTPAAPGTSSGISPKEGFQVSPLVPASMRSLCETVLPVADAFMALRCIEKAEYSSCSLVLMALGEVVSEINTSYAHQVSKLQLWSEGRPMPLMGVVSEILRVGHHVVRLRQVLPMDLICSALAEAAAAAPTSSTFASPSTGLVGPRILNHLCDQVNKYSGSCEDHELLTLLLRRSLVPYLRMLQRWMHSGVLDDPYGEFFISEVYHPARPSPTAASHQQQRHVGQFFLDALAPSATGAGREGELGASGSSTASQGRFGLKRRATAQQDVVAFDRRFSLNKSLVPVFLNTPSRIAKMVFFAGKYCCLLREYGAALPAFRTAAVRGGAGAAAAAAGSRPDGPDDALLTWSGADQLQRQVQESFEISSGAVIQLLFSPSVDLLGHLKSLKLYFLQERGDWVVDFLDSAESLLAEHPDRVKQHSMQVLLQAAVARSCSSDPYHDLIGCSFANCTLEELLQEQNRQRDSGGDTLTAAVGEGATTALPSRRSMGGNGGEVDARRSLELLQLETDLQWPLTLVLDGKVTHRLNVIFRLLVWVKTCERHLCELWYTNEILGEFSAAYGLKHQFVQFLRQFQFYAAHFVLEPLWSRLIARIGQADSVFAISQALTDFFDGVETGLVLSSTQRFRSLAHILELTERFCAVGMHSSTATMPLIEATLHSVEDQFLRALSELASPIGPDYPQLVPLLTWIDFSRFYDQNNVYHVQHGAASSAAGRSM; from the coding sequence ATGAGCAGCACGACGGATTGGGCCCGCTTCCTCGCCGCGCTGGAGAAGCGAGGGGTTCGGTTTGATCAGGTGCAGTACGCCACTGACCGCCAGGAGGTCATTCGTGCGACCGGCATTACAGATGCCCTGAGCATCGCGGTAGTGGAGACGGTgtggcagcgccactgcaACAGCGGAAGAGATGCCTCGGACTCGATACCACTGGACCACCAAGGCGCTTCCGCCAGTAATCCCACACCCACTCGCACTCTGGCACCGCTTCTGTCTCAACCAGCACCCGATGAGAGAGGGCCGGCTACGTCTGCCAGAGCCTCGAACGGCGGTGTGGCTGGCCTGCCGGCTCTCCACGAGCTCTCCCAGTTGACAAGGCTGCCAGAGGAGTTGCAGGACACCGTGTTGGCGACAGAAgtgctggcggcagcagtcggGCTTGGGGGCGTCTTCCTCCAGTACACGCCAGCGGCACCCGGCACCTCGAGCGGCATCAGCCCCAAAGAGGGCTTTCAGGTCTCGCCGCTGGTGCCTGCGTCGATGCGGAGCCTGTGCGAAACTGTCCTGCCTGTCGCCGACGCCTTCATGGCACTTCGCTGCATCGAAAAGGCCGAATACTCCAGTTGTAGTCTTGTGCTCATGGCACTCGGCGAGGTGGTTTCCGAGATCAACACGAGCTACGCTCACCAGGTGTCCAAGCTGCAGCTCTGGAGTGAGGGGCGGCCGATGCCGCTGATGGGCGTGGTGTCGGAGATTCTCCGTGTCGGGCATCACGTGGTACGACTGCGGCAAGTGCTGCCAATGGATCTGATTTGCTCAGCACTcgctgaggcggcggcggcggctccgaCATCGTCGACtttcgcctctccctctaccGGGCTCGTGGGCCCTCGCATCTTGAATCACCTGTGTGACCAAGTGAACAAGTACTCCGGAAGCTGCGAGGATCACgagctgctgacgctgctgctccgccgctcGCTTGTCCCGTATCTGCgcatgctgcagcgctggatGCACAGCGGCGTGCTAGACGACCCGTACGGTGAGTTCTTCATATCGGAGGTTTACCACCCAGCGCGGCCGTCCCCGACGGCTGCGAgtcatcagcagcagcgacacgtTGGCCAGTTCTTTTTGgatgcgctggcgccgtcggcgacaGGCGCCGGGCGCGAAGGTGAGCTTGGAGCAAgcggctccagcacggcTTCTCAGGGCCGATTCGGCTTGAAAAGACGTGCGACTGCGCAGCAGGACGTGGTGGCCTTTGACCGGCGCTTCTCCCTCAACAAGAGCCTCGTGCCAGTGTTCCTCAACACACCGAGTCGCATAGCCAAAATGGTTTTTTTCGCTGGTAAGTACTGCTGTCTCTTGCGAGAGTACGGCGCGGCACTCCCAGCGTTTCGCACCGCAGccgtgcgtggcggtgctggcgctgctgctgctgctgcaggatcCAGGCCCGACGGTCCGGACGACGCCCTCTTGACTTGGAGCGGTGCGGACCAGCTTCAACGTCAGGTGCAGGAGTCCTTCGAGATCTCCAGCGGGGCCGTGATCCAGCTGCTGTTTAGCCCGTCCGTCGACTTACTCGGGCACCTCAAGTCTCTGAAGCTGTACTTTCTCCAAGAGCGCGGTGACTGGGTGGTGGACTTCCTCGACAGCGCCGAAAGCCTCCTCGCTGAGCATCCGGATCGCGTCAAACAACACTCgatgcaggtgctgctgcaggcggccgtggcccgcagctgctccagcgatCCGTACCATGACTTGATCGGGTGCAGCTTTGCGAACTGCACgttggaggagctgctgcaagaACAGAATCGGcagcgcgacagcggcggcgacacgtTGACTGCGGCCGTCGGCGAGggtgcgacgacggcgctgccgtcccgTCGGAGCATGGGCGGTAACGGTGGCGAAGTCGACGCGCGGCGCAGTCTggagctgcttcagctcGAGACGGACCTGCAGTGGCCCTTGACGTTGGTGCTCGATGGAAAGGTGACGCATCGTCTCAATGTCATCTTTCGGCTACTGGTGTGGGTGAAGACCTGCGAGCGGCACCTGTGCGAGCTGTGGTATACAAACGAAATCCTTGGCGAGTTCAGTGCTGCTTACGGGCTGAAGCACCAGTTTGTGCAGTTTCTGCGTCAGTTCCAGTTTTACGCTGCCCATTTTGTGCTGGAGCCGCTGTGGAGTCGCCTCATCGCGCGCATCGGTCAGGCAGACAGCGTTTTCGCCATCTCGCAGGCGCTCACGGACTTCTTCGACGGCGTGGAGACGGGCTTGGTTCTCTCCAGCACTCAGCGCTTCCGCAGTCTGGCACACATTCTCGAGCTAACGGAACGTTTCTGCGCGGTAGGGATGCACAGCAGTACAGCGACAATGCCGCTGATTGAAGCAACGCTGCATTCTGTCGAGGACCAATTTCTGCGTGCGCTGTCGGAGCTTGCCTCGCCGATCGGACCTGACTACCCGCAgttggtgccgctgctgacatGGATCGACTTTAGCCGCTTCTACGACCAGAACAACGTTTATCATGTTCAGCACGGCGCAGCAAGCTCTGCAGCAGGTCGTAGTATGTAA
- a CDS encoding ATP-dependent RNA helicase-like protein, with protein MSLKKKTFKQRIRKNDMKQRHQIGSGLRKRMGAARRIRNRYDSVDDGTRPMEMIVSEIAEGTAVPSQEAVLDPRSLTDLLLRPAASLVSNNGASASANVATTSCAVASKSNCCSAIPWKRKSSKSSALLTSVPLAAEKVLPSLPLAPDDPLALPDTRVFEEEERQQRLAREAAARQNENKNLYRHSGQPYLFWERVGLHPALLQALRELHFTHPTPVQEEVLPNVLASGDELLARQRSSQADKKSKMHKRVGGSGGSAVQDVVVSAETGSGKTLVFALPILQDLLTTLGTERVTTATPASPAETVHKKATAQAGSDAAVARAELKAKRQKRIMHSLIISPTRELALQIDAAIRQLTKFAPQVVVGCVVGGMAQERQQRVLNRHPHILICTPGRLWDLVQKNEGCYLGHSVSRRLHYVVLDEADKMLQSGRFAELQTLLERIHCEVLPAGFAQDREEGAEPGEISVESGRWDPDTETFIPFDKEETGATKPRVKKLVAETVTEATEAPVETKKGKKRARESVEAAAAADVSSSSKMKKAKKVAADVTPTKSRKTAKTSAKQAAGLREEEDEEAADEEETASKYGDTNAETDHGDARQKKDEPHPIPMPPEPAAGHRVITYVTSATLSLQTNYERRDFSARKSIIRTSNADVLNKVLQQLEIKLSNAQVFSLAESANVAARVNETYLRCPDNSKDLYLYYFLKTYHDDRAIVFVNAISMLRRLVKLLEVLGIAVAGLHASMQQRQRLKFIDKFKQGKIHVLVATDVASRGLDIDGLKYVVHYQVPRTTEAYIHRCGRTARCGGTGLSVLLVNAQEHMSFRKLMESLGRKESEVETFAMQATIVHQLHSHLRIAWQIDKLQKEIGKSRANNQWVNRMTKEADLETDDMFDDTADAENREKQKAIRILQRELQLLGRKFTGQYGGKGAFRTSAYALGAKQAEQHLKERADRQTIRVASKKKTFAANGKK; from the coding sequence ATGTCGCTCAAGAAGAAGACGTTCAAGCAGCGTATTCGCAAGAATGACATGAAACAGCGGCACCAGATCGGCTCTGGCTTACGGAAGCGCATGGGTGCCGCTCGTCGCATCCGCAACCGCTACGACTCGGTGGATGACGGGACACGGCCAATGGAGATGATCGTGTCTGAGATTGCAGAAGGTACGGCTGTGCCTAGTCAAGAGGCGGTTCTCGACCCCCGCAGTCTGACagacctgctgctgcgtccgGCTGCGTCACTCGTGAGCAACAACGGTGCGTCGGCAAGCGCCAAcgtcgccaccacctctTGTGCTGTCGCATCGAAGTCGAACTGTTGCAGCGCCATCCCATGGAAGAGGAAGTCGTCGAAGTCGTCCGCACTCCTCACCTCTGTGCCACTTGCAGCCGAGAAggtgctgccgtcgttgCCGTTAGCCCCTGATGATCCGCTTGCCTTGCCGGACACCCGCGtcttcgaggaggaggagcggcagcaacgcctggcgagagaggcggcggcgcggcagaaCGAAAACAAGAACCTGTACCGCCACAGCGGGCAGCCCTACCTCTTTTGGGAGCGCGTTGGGCTTCATCCTGCTCTCCTTCAGGCGCTACGGGAGCTGCACTTtacccaccccacccccgtgcaggaggaggtgctccCGAATGTACTGGCAAGCGGTGACGAGCTGCTGGCAAGGCAGCGGAGCAGCCAAGCGGACAAGAAGAGCAAGATGCACAAGCGAGTCGGTGGCTCTGGTGGGAGCGCCGTCCAGGATGTGGTGGTGTCGGCCGAAacgggcagcggcaagacgcTGGTGTTTGCGCTACCCATCTTACAGGACTTACTCACCACGCTGGGCACGGAGAGggtcaccaccgccacgccaGCTTCACCGGCAGAGACTGTGCACAAAAAAGCGACGGCCCAGGCGGGTTCGGACGCCGCTGTGGCGCGAGCCGAGCTGAAGGCGAAGCGCCAGAAGCGTATCATGCACTCTCTCATCATTTCGCCAACGCGCGAGCTTGCCCTTCAAATCGACGCGGCTATTCGCCAGCTGACCAAGTTCGCGccgcaggtggtggtgggctgTGTGGTCGGCGGCATGGCCCaagagcgccagcagcgcgtcttGAACCGACACCCACACATTCTCATCTGCACCCCAGGTCGTTTGTGGGACCTGGTGCAGAAGAACGAGGGCTGCTACCTCGGTCACAGTGTCAGCCGGCGCCTGCACTACGTCGTCCTCGATGAGGCTGACAAGATGCTGCAATCAGGACGCTTTGCCGAGCTGCAGACCTTGCTGGAGCGCATCCACTGCGAGGTGCTCCCGGCGGGTTTCGCGCAGGACCGTGAGGAGGGTGCCGAGCCGGGCGAGATCTCCGTCGAGAGCGGTCGCTGGGACCCCGATACCGAGACGTTTATTCCGTTCGACAAGGAGGAGACAGGCGCGACAAAGCCGAGGGTGAAGAAATTGGTGGCAGAAACCGTCACCGAGGCGACCGAGGCACCAGTGGAGACAAAGAAAGGCAAGAAGCGCGCTCGCGAAtccgtggaggcggcggcggcggcggacgtcTCATCAAGTTCGAAGATGAAGAAGGCAAAGAAGGTTGCTGCAGATGTGACACCAACAAAGAGCCGCAAGACGGCCAAAACGTCTGCGAAACAGGCAGCCGGCctgagggaggaagaggacgaggaggcggcagatgAGGAGGAAACGGCCAGCAAGTATGGCGACACAAACGCCGAGACGGATCACGGCGATGCTCGCCAGAAGAAGGACGAGCCACATCCTATCCCGATGCCGCCGGAGCCGGCTGCGGGGCACCGTGTCATCACCTACGTCACGTCTGCCACTCTGTCGCTGCAGACAAACTATGAGCGGCGCGACTTCTCGGCTCGCAAGAGCATCATTCGCACCTCGAACGCAGATGTGCTGAACAAGGTTCTGCAGCAACTGGAGATCAAGCTCAGTAATGCGCAAGTCTTCTCTCTTGCGGAGTCGGCCAACGTCGCCGCGCGCGTCAACGAGACATACCTCCGCTGCCCAGACAATAGCAAAGATCTGTACCTGTACTACTTCCTCAAGACCTACCACGATGATCGCGCCATCGTCTTCGTGAACGCGATTTCCATGCTGCGGCGCTTGGTAAAGCTGCTCGAGGTGCTCGGGATCGCCGTGGCGGGCCTGCATGCctcgatgcagcagcgccagcgtctGAAGTTCATCGACAAGTTCAAGCAAGGCAAAATCCACGTGCTAGTGGCCACCGACGTTGCGTCGCGCGGTTTGGACATTGATGGGCTCAAGTACGTTGTTCACTACCAGGTGCCGCGCACCACTGAGGCGTACAtccaccgctgcggccgcacggcgcgctgcggcggcaccggcctTTCTGTGCTGCTCGTCAACGCTCAAGAGCACATGTCGTTTCGCAAGCTGATGGAGTCCCTAGGTCGGAAGGAGAGTGAGGTGGAGACGTTTGCGATGCAGGCGACAATTGTGCACCAGCTCCACAGCCATCTGCGCATTGCGTGGCAGATTGATaagctgcagaaggagaTCGGGAAGTCCCGGGCGAACAATCAGTGGGTGAACCGGATGACGAAAGAGGCGGACCTGGAGACGGACGACATGTTCGACGACACCGCAGATGCCGAGAATCGCGAAAAGCAGAAGGCCATTCGCATCTTGCAGCGCGAGCTTCAGCTGCTCGGACGGAAGTTCACGGGCCAGTATGGCGGCAAGGGTGCCTTCCGCACGAGCGCATACGCTCTGGGTGCCAAGCAAGCAGAGCAGCACCTGAAGGAGCGCGCTGACCGTCAGACGATTCGCGTGGCGAGCAAGAAGAAAACTTTTGCAGCGAACGGCAAAAAGTAG
- a CDS encoding putative 60S ribosomal protein L22 translates to MASSASHTKMVAVRAKVGSRSYVRQKQLAKGKKVFKIDCSIPAADGIFSEDVLGNFEQFFQDNTKLNGRKGKLSDKVRLSMNDNVLTISTTMAYRKKYFKYLTKKFLKKKDLRDWIRILATGKGTYQLKYFNIQDQEE, encoded by the coding sequence ATGGCTTCATCAGCCTCTCACACAAAGATGGTCGCCGTTCGCGCTAAGGTTGGCTCCCGCAGCTACGTCCGCCAGAAGCAGCTGGCCAAGGGCAAGAAGGTCTTCAAGATCGACTGCAGCATCCCGGCCGCCGACGGCATCTTCAGCGAGGATGTGCTTGGCAACTTCGAGCAGTTCTTCCAGGACAACACAAAGCTGAACGGGCGCAAGGGCAAGCTGTCTGATAAGGTCCGCCTGTCGATGAACGACAATGTTCTGACCATCAGCACCACGATGGCGTACCGCAAGAAGTATTTCAAGTACCTCACGAAGAAGTTCCTCAAGAAGAAGGACCTGCGCGACTGGATCCGCATCCTCGCCACCGGCAAGGGGACGTACCAGCTCAAGTACTTCAACATCCAGGACCAGGAGGAATAG
- a CDS encoding asparaginase-like protein, which yields MLYISSGLVGRKAMSGELSPEEDTSGAKVLLINMRSHQSDLLDQAQRSNVNRRRFFLDILHCNEDLHRPGVPSFDVMQLEKLKLSADHTHEDWIELAQLIKKEYHHYRGFVVESGSDNMVTTSTAVSFLLENLGKPVIFTGSLIPGHRIYTDMTRNIILALAFASCSQICDVCILFDEMLYRANRTIKMSRCSLRPFDSPHFPPIASMRGGVLIIRKVLLRPHPTGRLRIEAELSTKVLTLELGPGAPFEFFRAAIEYTSAPALILRCYGSGNGPTRRDFMKRLLAIAKTRDLVVVICTHNRYGVVALSEYEAGRQLMGAGAISAGDMTHEAAMVKLKYLFGLGMSPEQVRKYFAVDMRGEVSSPSAKL from the coding sequence ATGCTGTACATCAGTAGCGGCCTTGTGGGTCGCAAGGCAATGAGCGGTGAGCTGTCCCCTGAGGAGGACACGTCGGGTGCCAAGGTACTCCTCATCAACATGCGCAGCCATCAGTCTGATCTGCTCGACCAAGCGCAGCGGAGCAACGTCAACCGTCGCAGATTTTTTCTCGACATTCTCCACTGCAACGAAGACTTGCACAGGCCGGGTGTGCCCAGCTTCGACGTGATGCAGCTGGAAAAACTGAAACTCTCGGCAGACCACACGCACGAGGACTGGAtagagctggcgcagctcatAAAGAAGGAGTACCACCACTACCGCGGTTTTGTGGTGGAGAGCGGGTCAGACAACATGGTCACTACCTCCACGGCGGTCAGCTTCTTACTCGAGAACCTCGGCAAGCCGGTCATTTTCACAGGCTCACTCATCCCCGGTCATCGCATCTACACCGACATGACGCGGAACATTATCCTCGCCTTGGCGTTCGCCAGCTGTAGCCAGATCTGTGATGTGTGCATTCTCTTTGACGAGATGCTCTACCGCGCAAATCGCACCATCAAAATGAGTCGTTGCAGCTTGCGCCCCTTCGACTCGCCGCACTTCCCTCCTATCGCATCCATGCGCGGCGGTGTCCTGATAATTCGCAAGGTACTGCTCCGTCCGCACCCCACCGGCCGACTGCGCATCGAAGCAGAGTTGTCCACGAAGGTGCTGACGCTCGAGCTGGGCCCGGGAGCGCCGTTTGAGTTTTTCCGAGCTGCCATTGAGTACACAAGCGCTCCGGCTCTCATCCTGCGCTGCTACGGCAGCGGTAACGGGCCGACCCGGCGTGACTTTATgaagcgcctcctcgccatAGCGAAGACTCGCGacttggtggtggtgattTGCACGCACAACCGCTAcggggtggtggcgctgtccGAATACGAAGCGGGGCGTCAGCTTATGGGGGCTGGGGCCATCAGCGCCGGTGACATGACTCACGAGGCGGCCATGGTGAAGCTCAAGTACCTGTTCGGTCTTGGCATGTCTCCGGAGCAGGTGCGCAAGTACTTTGCTGTGGACATGCGCGGCGAAGTATCGTCGCCGTCCGCGAAGCTGTGA
- a CDS encoding metallo-peptidase, Clan MA(E), Family M3, with the protein MLRRLVSCASPFRLRGCVAATVFGNARFASTANASAAPPTSSPKAPTYGTVPDIPNLNFLSSPDNLLNTVDGTVDVCEALLKEIPKAKTPQAKHDLIDSTSNVLCLLLDPCEFVRQIHPDENYKRSASLAFQKGYEYMCEVNSRRDLYDVIKELDSSEGRKGLTPESVKNVVQLRRDMESNGIHLPDAQRAKVTEMNIEKEELAMRFLTEQGSANPFGTLRYLLQCRYELAQLLGFESYAEQQLRGTMLENQENVWHFLCSIASKYRQQAEAEMDLIRKHVGEVRNRANITDEYRARVASSMRRDAEPENALEYFSVANCVRGIQCLCSEVFGVKLEEVPLNPEEVINNSVKKFHVYDEHKRFLGVIVLDMYMNEMKYCQAGHLTLQLGCVPHQEALATVGLRLPKRQYPVVVLTANVGALKPAQRRPDGTYDDEATLMQPNEVTTVFHEFGHAMHTIFGQTQVQNLAGTRASIDYVETFSQLFEQFLSSHEFLKLWAHRINTREPISFDIVQKRNSAANMFKHLDMLDQVVLSAVDQALHGPQPLTVYFPHGDQGHVGKRTLGDLGDYGRGGFNMARALIQVAKPVSVAEPTETGVLSTLSFEHLSGYPAGYYGYLYSLSVARRIWTKKFERDPLNRDAGRELAEKVMRHGAACDPRETIEKYLGDNLTDIDIWA; encoded by the coding sequence ATGCTTCGCCGACTTGTATCCTGCGCATCGCCGTTTCGCTTGCGGGGCTGTGTTGCGGCCACTGTCTTTGGCAATGCCCGTTTTGCTTCCACGGCGAACGcatcggcagcaccgcccacgAGCTCCCCCAAGGCGCCGACCTACGGCACTGTTCCCGATATCCCGAACCTGAACTTCCTTTCCAGTCCTGATAACCTGCTTAACACCGTGGATGGCACGGTGGACGTGTGCGAGGCGTTGCTGAAGGAGATTCCAaaggcgaagacgccgcAGGCAAAGCATGACCTAATCGATTCCACCAGCAACGtgctctgcctgctgctggaccCGTGCGAATTTGTACGTCAAATCCACCCAGACGAGAACTACAAGCGTagcgcctccctcgccttcCAGAAGGGGTACGAGTACATGTGCGAGGTGAACTCGCGGCGCGACCTCTACGACGTCATTAAGGAGCTAGATAGCTCGGAAGGCCGCAAAGGCCTGACGCCAGAGTCCGTCAAGAATGTTGTGCAGCTGAGGAGGGACATGGAGAGCAACGGCATTCATCTTCCAGACGCGCAGCGCGCCAAGGTGACGGAGATGAACATCGAGAAGGAAGAACTGGCGATGCGCTTCTTGACAGAGCAGGGCTCGGCCAACCCTTTCGGCACTCTCCGGTACCTTCTTCAGTGCCGCTACGAGCTGGCGCAGTTGCTGGGGTTCGAGAGCTACGCAGAGCAACAGCTGCGCGGGACGATGCTGGAGAATCAGGAGAACGTGTGGCACTTCCTTTGTAGCATTGCGAGCAAATATCGTcagcaggcggaggcggagatggaCCTCATCCGTAAACACGTCGGCGAGGTGCGCAATCGTGCCAACATCACCGATGAATACCGAGCCCGCGTTGCGTCCTCGATGCGGCGCGATGCAGAGCCGGAGAATGCGCTCGAATACTTCTCCGTCGCGAACTGCGTGCGCGGCATTCAGTGTCTCTGCTCGGAGGTCTTCGGCGtgaagctggaggaggtcCCCCTCAACCCCGAAGAGGTCATCAATAACAGTGTCAAGAAGTTTCATGTGTACGATGAGCACAAGAGGTTTCTCGGCGTGATTGTGCTGGACATGTACATGAACGAGATGAAGTACTGCCAGGCTGGCCACttgacgctgcagctcggcTGCGTGCCGCACCAGGAGGCCCTCGCCACAGTGGGGCTGCGCTTACCGAAGCGGCAGTACCCGGTAGTTGTGCTCACGGCAAATGTTGGCGCGCTGaagccggcgcagcgccgccccgaTGGCACATACGACGACGAGGCCACCCTAATGCAGCCGAACGAGGTGACGACCGTTTTCCATGAGTTTGGCCACGCCATGCATACCATCTTTGGACAGACCCAGGTGCAAAACTTGgccggcacgcgcgcaagcATCGACTACGTCGAGACTTTCTCGCAGCTCTTTGAGCAGTTCCTCTCGTCCCACGAGTTCTTGAAGCTGTGGGCGCACCGCATCAACACCCGTGAACCGATCTCCTTCGACATTGTGCAGAAGCGCAACAGCGCGGCGAACATGTTCAAGCACCTGGATATGCTGGACCAGGTGGTGCTCTCCGCGGTGGACCAGGCGCTGCACGGGCCGCAGCCGTTAACGGTGTACTTCCCGCACGGCGACCAGGGTCACGTGGGCAAGCGCACGCTCGGTGACCTGGGCGACTACGGTCGTGGTGGTTTCAACATGGCACGGGCCCTCATTCAGGTGGCGAAGCCGGTCTCCGTCGCGGAGCCGACCGAGACCGGCGTCCTGAGTACGCTCTCCTTTGAGCACCTTTCGGGATACCCTGCAGGCTACTACGGCTACCTCTACAGCCTGAGCGTGGCGCGTCGAATCTGGACGAAAAAGTTCGAGCGCGACCCGCTCAACCGCGATGCCGGGCGTGAGTTGGCAGAGAAAGTCatgcgccacggcgccgcctgTGACCCACGCGAAACCATCGAGAAATACCTCGGCGACAACCTCACAGATATTGATATTTGGGCCTAA
- a CDS encoding putative chaperone protein DNAj: MGAVKFQLYKTLGVPVESSIEDIARSYRRLALKYHPDRNPEGVEKFKSISNAYAVLSDPERRAAYDLTGFVSDSAESPHAMSDEAARQQRSVELADQVRNFFATYAGSAEEQADVVRGYEKCNGDFKKMVREYLLFDNGVEAEVQRLHRLVSTLIEVGNLSPTPAWESTSTPEAILRLEKAMHRERQEAEKVLKDMAGSGTGASGAADGDLSSLQVMIRQRQQSSYESMLSRLENKYVTKRNNARESSKRTREAAPTARKDERASKRHRKASHHR, from the coding sequence ATGGGCGCTGTCAAGTTTCAGCTTTACAAGACACTCGGTGTCCCCGTGGAAAGCTCTATCGAGGATATCGCGCGCTCATATCGGCGTCTCGCACTCAAGTACCACCCAGACCGCAATCCAGAGGGCGTGGAAAAGTTCAAGAGTATCTCGAACGCCTATGCCGTTCTGTCTGACCCTGAGCGACGCGCGGCGTACGACCTGACAGGCTTTGTCTCGGATTCCGCAGAGTCACCGCACGCCATGTCAGATGAGGCGGCTCGCCAGCAGCGCTCTGTGGAGCTAGCGGATCAAGTGCGCAACTTCTTTGCCACCTACGCTGGATCTGCAGAAGAGCAGGCGGACGTCGTGCGCGGCTACGAAAAGTGCAATGGAGACTTCAAAAAAATGGTGCGAGAGTATCTGCTCTTTGACAACGGCGTcgaggcggaggtgcagcggctgcatcGTCTTGTGTCGACGCTGATCGAGGTGGGGAATCtatcgccgacgccggcgtggGAGTCAACGAGCACTCCGGAGGCTATCCTCAGGCTGGAGAAAGCCATGCATCGTGAGCGccaggaggcggagaaggtgTTGAAGGATATGGCCGGCAGCGGTACCGGTGCAtcaggcgccgccgacggcgacctTAGCAGCCTTCAAGTTATGAttcggcagcgacagcagtcTTCATACGAGTCGATGCTGAGCCGCCTCGAGAACAAGTACGTGACGAAGAGGAACAACGCACGAGAGTCGagcaagcgcacacgcgaggCGGCACCGACCGCTCGCAAGGACGAACGTGCTTCCAAAAGGCACCGGAAAGCCTCTCATCACCGGTAA